The DNA window GAGAAATTGTGAACTTGATGACCAAACAATTGGTTGATCGTTTGAAAGAACAGGATATCGATTTGGAGTTAACAGATGCAGCGCTTGAAAAAGTAGCGAACGAAGGATATGACCCAGAATACGGGGCGCGTCCACTACGTCGTTCCCTTCAAAAACACGTCGAAGATCGTTTGTCAGAAGAGCTATTAAAAGGTACGGCTCTGTCAGGTCAAAAAATTATCTTTGATGTTGAAGGCGATGAATTTATCGTTCGAACAAATAAGCCGGAAAAAGTAAAAGAAATCGCAATCGAAAAACAATAAGAACATGCCGCTCTCCGGAGTTATTTTCCGGTGAGCGGTTTTTCTATTTAAGGAGGTACACATGGCTAAGAAAAAAACCAAATTTATTTGTCAGTCGTGTGGCTATGAATCGGCCAGATGGATGGGGAAATGTCCAGGTTGCGCATCATGGAATACCATGACAGAAGAGGTTGAAGTTCAAGCTCCTAAAGGGACGCGTGGTGCTTTTCAACATAGTGCAGCTGTTCCACAAAAAGCGACGCCGATTAATGCCATTGAAACACAAGACGAACCACGAGTAGAAACGGAACTAAGTGAATTAAACCGTGTACTTGGCGGGGGAATTGTGCCAGGGTCACTCGTGCTTATTGGGGGAGACCCAGGTATCGGGAAATCGACATTGCTGTTACAAGTTTCAGCGATGCTTGCAAATAGTGGAAACCGGGTATTATATATTTCCGGAGAAGAATCAATTCGCCAAACAAAATTGCGTGCAGAGCGTTTAGACGCATCGTCATCAGAGTTATTTATTTATGCTGAAACGAACTTAGAGTTAATTCACCATACGATAGAAGAGGTAGCACCTGACTTTGTCATTGTCGACTCTATACAAACTGTTCATCACCCGGAAGTAACTTCAGCACCAGGTAGTGTGACGCAAGTAAGAGAAAGTACGGCAGAATTAATGCGAATCGCCAAGACAAAAAATATTGCGATTTTCTTAGTTGGGCACGTAACAAAAGAAGGACAAATTGCAGGGCCTCGAATTTTAGAGCATATGGTAGATACGGTATTGTATTTTGAGGGCGAACGTCATCACACATACCGCATTTTACGCAGTGTGAAAAACCGGTTTGGTTCTACCAATGAAATCGCCATTTTTGAGATGCTTCAAGGTGGATTAAAAGAAGTGTTAAATCCATCAGAATTATTTTTACAAGAGCGATCGAGTGGCTCGGCAGGCTCAACTGTTGTTGCTTCAATGGAAGGAACAAGGCCAATTTTGGTTGAAATTCAAGCCTTAGTCACACCTTCAAGTTTTAATTATCCAAAACGGATGGCGACAGGAATCGATGTTAACCGCGTTACGCTGTTAATGGCGGTTCTAGAAAAGCGCGTAGGTATGCTTTTACAAGCGCAAGATGCTTATATCAAAGTAGCGGGTGGTGTGAAGCTTGACGAACCTGCAATTGATTTGGCAGTGTTAGCAAGCATTGTTTCAAGTTTCCGTGACAAAGCGCCAAATGTTTATGATTGTATTATTGGAGAAGTCGGATTGACTGGTGAAGTCAGACGCGTATCGCGTATCGAGCAGCGTGTTCAAGAAGCAGCGAAGTTAGGCTTTAAGCGTGCCATTATTCCGGCATCTAATTTAGGCGGCTGGGATTATCCGGAAGGAATTCGTGTAGTTGGTGTAGAAAGTGTTAACGATGCATTAAAAGAGATCTTTCCACAGTAAGGAGGCAATGTTGCCTCCTTTTATTTCTAGAAAAGTTTCTTTGGAGCGTTCTTGTTTTAAAATGTGTATAATTAAAAAAAGGAGGTGGAGCTCGTGTTAAGACCTATTATTCAAATAATGTTTTTACTTATTGGTGCGACGATTGGAATTTTATTATTACCATCAGCATTTGAACTTATTCCCCTTCTCGACAATCCGTGGATCAGTAATCCTTATGTAGCAGCTATTGTTGGTGCTCTTGTCTTTTTCTTATTGTCTTTATTATTTGTCGATTCATTGATTAACTTTATGAAATGGATGGAAGAGAAGTTATTGCGTGCCCCAACCCCAGACCTATTATTTGGAACGGTCGGGATGGTTATTGGTCTTGTAGTGGCGTTCTTAATTGGATTTGCATTGAGTACAGTTGATATTCCACTCGTAGCAACCGTAGCGCCATTAGTACTTTCTGTAGTGCTCGGTTATTTAGGATTTCAAGTTGGTTTTCAAAAGCGCGAAGAGATGTTGACGATGTTGACGCCTGCCAGATTTGTACCTACGAAAAAACAGGAAATAGAAGAACCGATTGAAAAAACGTCTTATAAATTGCTCGATACGAGTGTGATTATCGATGGTCGAATTGCGGATATTTCTGCAACTGGCTTTATGGAAGGTACATTTGTTGTGCCTCAATTTGTTTTGTCTGAACTGCAACATATTGCGGATTCGTCAGATACATTGAAAAGAACACGTGGTAGACGCGGGTTAGATATTTTGAAACGTCTTCAAAGTGAACGTGTTGATGCGATTATGATTACGGAAGAAAGTTTTGATGAAGTGAGCGAAGTCGATTTGAAATTGATGCGCGCTGCGAAAAAAATGGGCGGCAAAGTAGTAACCAATGATTTTAATCTCAATAAAGTATGTGAACTTCACAATGTTCCTGTATTGAACATTAATGATTTAGCTAATGCTGTAAAACCTGTCGTTATTCCAGGAGAAGATATGCACGTCGTGGTCATTAAAGACGGCAAAGAGCAAAATCAAGGTGTTGCTTATTTAGATGATGGAACGATGATTGTTATTGAAGGTGGCAAAGGATTTATCGGCCAGGCCATCAACGTTACAGTAACGAGTGTGTTGCAGACTTCTGCAGGCAGAATGATCTTCGCGAAACCGCGTGAAAGTAAATAACGTGCAACATATGATAAGGATGTTTTTTTATGAATTATACAGTCGTCTTACCTGCTGCTGGCAGTGGGAAACGAATGAAAGCTGATAAAAATAAATTATTACTCGAACTTTTTAATAAGCCTATTTTTCTTTATACATTAGAAGTTTTTCAACAAGATCCAAATTGTAATGCAATTTGGTTGGCGGTAAAAGAGCAAGAACAAGAGTTGATTGAAGGATATGTGAAACGCTATAACATCACAAAAGTTCAAGGGTACGCTACAGGGGGAGCAGAGCGGCAAGATAGTGTAAGAGCCTGTCTTGAAGCGATTCCACCTTGTGGCGTTGTTTTAGTTCATGATGCGGCGCGGCCTTTTATTGACCAAGCCGTCATAGCTGATTTAGTAGATACAGCGCAAACAACAGGAGCGGCAATAGCGGCTGTTCCGGTGAAAGATACGATTAAAAAAGCAGAAAACGGCATCATTTCAGAAACAGTAGACCGCAATCAATTGTGGATGATTCAAACGCCGCAAGCCTTTCGTTATGCGTTAATTTTAGAAGCAGCACAAAAAGCCCATCAAGACGGGTTTATGGGGACAGATGAAGCAATGCTTGTTGAGCGCTTAAATTACCCTGTCGCAATTGTAGAGAGTACATATGAAAATATTAAAATGACGACACCGGATGATTTGATTTATGGAAAAGCCATTCTGGAAAGTCGCTTACAGGAGGAACAGAAATGATTCGAATTGGACAAGGATACGATGTACATCAACTAGCAGAAGGACGTCCATTTATTTTAGGTGGCGTTGAAATTGAACACGACCGGGGACTTCTTGGTCATTCAGATGCAGACGTACTGTTGCATACCATCACAGATGCGGCACTGGGCGCAATTTGTGGAGGCGATATCGGTAAGCATTTTCCAGACACAGACCCGGAATTTAAAAATGCTGATTCGCGCAAGTTATTAACGCATATTTGGCAATACGTAAAAGAACAAGGTTACGAGCTCGGTAATGTGGATTGTACAGTGATTGCGCAAAAGCCAAAATTGGCTCCTTATATTGAACAAATGCGTGAATCGATTGCGAACTTGCTTGAAGCAGATATTTCACAAGTCAATGTTAAAGCCACAACTTCAGAACATCTTGGATTTGTTGGACGTGAAGAAGGAATTGCTGCACTTGCAGTAATCTTATTGACGAAGCATCCAGTTTCTCTTGATGTTCCAGAGTGATAGAATAGTAGAAGGATAAACGATATTTTAGGAGGAAATAAAATGACACAAGAAGTTCGCGTACGTTACGCACCAAGCCCGACAGGCCATTTGCATATCGGGGGCGCTCGTACAGCTTTATTTAACTATTTATTTGCGCGTCACAATAACGGGAAGTTCATCGTTCGAATTGAAGATACAGATACAGCTCGTAATATTGAGACAGGCGTTATGTCTCAACTGGATAACTTGAAATGGTTAGGCATTGAACACGATGAATCGATTGATGTTGGAGGGGAATACGGACCTTACCGTCAAATGGAGCGTTTGGATACGTATAAAAAACATTCAGACGAAATGCTTGAAAAAGGATTGGCATTTAAATGTTTCTGTACTCCTGAAGAATTAGAAGTAGAACGCGATGCACAAAAAGCAGCGGGCATTGCAGCTCCTCAATACAGCGGAACTTGCCGCAACTTAACGACTGAAGAAGTCGCTGAACGAGAAGCATCAGGTAAGACGTATAGTATTCGTGCAAAAGTTCCTACGAACGTAACTTATGAATTTAACGATTTAGTACGTGGCCCGATTTCATTTGAATCAAAAGATATTGGCGACTGGGTAATGGTTAAAACGACGGGTATTCCGACATATAATTTTGCCGTTGTTATCGATGATTATTTGATGAAGATTTCTCATGTTTTCCGCGGAGAAGAGCATTTGTCAAACACGCCAAGACAAATGATGATCTACGATGCATTTGGTTGGGATTACCCGAGCTATGGTCACATGACATTGATCATTAACGAAGACCGCAAGAAATTATCGAAACGTGACGAGTCAATTTTACAGTTTATTTCACAGTATAAAGAATTGGGTTATATTCCTGAAGCTTTGTTCAACTTCTTTGCGCTTCTTGGCTGGTCTCCAGAAGGAGAAGATGAGATCTTCTCGAAAGAAGAATTTATTCGCATTTTTGATGTAGAGCGTTTGTCTAAATCGCCATCGATGTTCGATAAGCAAAAGTTAATGTGGATGAACAACCAATACATTAAACAATTGCCGCTCGAAGAAGTTGTGAAGTTATCACTTCCTCATTTGCAAAAGGCAGGAAAATTGCCTGAAGAGATGACACCAGAACAAACAGAGTGGGCAAACAAACTTGTTGCTTTGTACCACGATCAAATGAGCTACGGTGCTGAAATTACCGAGCTATCAGAACAGTTTTTCACTGACGACTTAACATACGGCGAAGCTGAAAAAGAAGTGTTAGCTGGAGAACAAGTACCAGAAGTGATGGCTTCATTTAAAGAGCAATTAGCTGAATTAGAAAACTTTGAGCCGGCTGAAATTAAAGCAGCAATCAAAGCTGTTCAAAAAGCAACCGGTCATAAAGGTAAAAACTTATTCATGCCAATTCGTGTTGTCATTACTGGGCAAATGCACGGACCGGAACTGCCAGATGCGATTTCGTTATTAGGAAAAGACAAAGCGATTGCTCGCGTTGCACAGTATGCAAGTGCGTAACGTTGACTTATTGGGCTGACGGTGTAAAATGAATTTACTATCATTAAAACGTTGACGAGAAGAAGTACGTGCAGCAAGCTCTCTAGAGAAGATCCTCACCGGCTGAAAGGGATCTGTGCCACTGCTGCATCGAAATGCCTCTCCGAGTGCTGAGTCGAAAACAAGTAGACCAGACGTTTTGCCTGCGTTAGAGGCTTTCGAGAGAAAAGGGCGTGTTGTCCTTTTAATCAGAGTGGAACCGCGCAACTATGCGTCTCTGTCATTTACATGACAGGGGCGCTTTTTATTTTGGAACAGAAAGGAAGCGAGAAAAATGTTTAAATTACTAAAAGATGATGTTGATGTCATTTTCGAACAAGACCCAGCAGCGCGTAATTATTGGGAAGTTATCCTTACGTATTCCGGACTTCATGCCATTTGGTCGCACCGGCTGGCACATTTTTTCTTTAAAAATAAATTATTCTTTATTGCCCGCGCGATCTCGCAGATTAGTCGATTTTTCACAGGAATCGAAATTCATCCAGGTGCCGTAATTGGTCGTCGCTTTTTTATTGACCACGGCATGGGAGTTGTAATTGGGGAAACATGTGAAATCGGCGATAACGTTACGTTGTATCAAGGAGTAACATTAGGCGGCACAGGAAAAGAGCGTGGCAAACGTCACCCAACATTAGAAGATAATGTATTGGTTGCGACTGGAGCTAAAGTTTTAGGGTCTATCGTAATTGGTGCCAATTCCAAAGTTGGAGCGGGTTCAGTTGTTTTGAAAAATGTACCCGTAAACTCTACAGTAGTTGGAATTCCAGGAAAAGTGGTTATGCAAAACGGAGTCAAAGTAAAGCAAGACTTGAATCACCAAAATATGCCAGATCCTGTCATGGATAAATGCGATGGCATGGAAGCGAAAATTGCTAAGTTGCAACAAGAAATAGAACAGTTAAAAACATCAACAAAGAAAGAAGGGCGAGATTTATGAGTATCCAGATTTTTAATTCGTTGTCACGAAAAAAAGAAGCGTTTATCCCGTTAGAAGAAGGCAAAGTAAAAATGTATGTCTGCGGCCCGACTGTTTACAATTACATTCATATCGGTAACGCCCGTCCGGTTATCGTATATGATACGGTGCGCCGTCATTTGCAATACCGGGGTTATGATGTGAAATATGTCTCCAACTTTACAGATGTTGATGATAAATTGATTAAAGCAGCTAATGAACTTGGTCAAGAAGTTCCTGAAATTGCAGAGCGATTTATCGCTGCTTATTTTGAAAATACAAAAGCGCTTGGTTGTGCAGAAGCGGATGTTCATCCATTAGTAACCGATCATATGGCGCAAATTATCGAATTTATCGTAGCGTTGATCGAAAAAGGCTATGCTTATGAATCGCAAGGCGATGTTTATTACAGAACGCGTAAATTTGAAGGCTATGGCAAATTGTCTCATCAATCCGTCGACGAATTAAAAGTGGGGGCGCGAGTGGAAACGGGCGACAAAAAAGAAGATGAACTAGATTTCGTTTTATGGAAAGCTGCAAAACCAAAAGAAATTTCATGGGAAAGTCCATGGGGCAAGGGACGTCCAGGCTGGCACATTGAATGCTCAGTGATGGCACGTGAGCACTTAGGTGATACGATTGATATTCACGCAGGTGGACAAGACTTAACATTCCCGCATCACGAGAATGAAATTGCTCAATCCGAAGCGTTTACAGGAAAACCGTTTGCGCATTATTGGATGCATAATGGGTATATCAATATTGATAACGAAAAAATGTCCAAGTCATTAAATAACTTTGTGTTGGTGAATGACATATTGAAAGAACTAGATCCACAAGTACTGCGCTTCTTCATGCTGTCTGTTCATTATCGTCACCCAATTAATTACTCGCAGCAATTGGTAGAAGATGCAATAGCTGGACTCGAGCGTTTACGTACAGCTTATGCAAACTTAAAGCACCGTTTGAGTGCGTCTGCTGACTTGGGTGATCATTCGGATATTTGGGTTCATAAAATTGAAGAGATTAAGACTGCATTTATTCAAACAATGGATGACGATTTTAATACGGCCAATGCGATTTCAAGCTTGTTTGATTTGTCTCGTCTGTCGAATACGTATTTACTCGAAAAACAAACAGCGACATCAGTTTTAGAAACATTTATTGCAGTATTTGATGAATTAGCAGGTATTTTAGGATTGCCATTTAACCAACAAGAAGAATTACTGGATGAAGAAGTTGAAGCTTTGATGGCAGAGCGTATTGAAGCACGTAAAAACCGTGACTTTGCTCGTGCTGATGAAATTCGTGATTTATTCAAAGAGAAAAACATAATTTTAGAAGATACAGCGCAAGGGACACGCTGGAAGCGAGGGCAATAAATTGAATGTATTACGAAAAAATGATGTAGATCAATTAAATGCACTGGCTCTTGCTTATATGGGCGATGCGGTTTACGAACAAGCAGTACGTGAGCACTTATTGCGTTCAGGGCGTTCAAAACCAAATATTTTGCATCGTCAATCTACTACTTTTGTTTCGGCTAAAGCACAAGCAGTGGTGTTGAAGCGATTTACAGAAGAAGAATTTTTAACAGATGCGGAACTTGCGGTCATGAGGCGTGGACGCAATGCCAAGTCTGGATCTGTTCCAAAAAATACCGATGTGCAAACGTATAATTTCAGTACTGCGTTCGAAGCGGTTCTAGGTTGGTTGTATTTAAAAGAAGAGCAAGCGCGTGTAGACGAATTCATTTCTTATGCGATTGAGATTATCGAAGAGCTAGGGGGCGTATTGAAATGACAGAAGAAGAGTTGGCACCAGAAATTATTGGCGGAAAAAATCCAGTGCTTGAAGCATTAAGAGCAGACCGGGATATCAATAAAATCTGGATAGCTGAAGGCGTTCAGAAAAAAGGCATCACCGAATTATTGCAATTAGCGAAAGATAAAGGCGTCATTGTTCAATCAGTACCGAAGAAAAAAATCGATGGCTTAACAGACACCAATCACCAAGGCATTGCAGCAGCAGTGGCTGCTTATAACTACGCAAACTTGGAAGATTTGTTTGCAGCGGCGACGGCGAAAAATGAAGACCCATTTTTCTTGATCTTAGATGAATTAGAAGATCCGCATAATTTGGGATCTATCATGAGAACAGCGGATGCAATTGGCGTCCATGGGTTGATTATTCCAAAGCGCCGTGCAGTTGGTCTAACGGGTGTTGTGGCGAAAGCTTCGACGGGCGCGATTGAGCATGTGCCGGTCGTGCGTATTAATAACTTGTCACAAACTGTGGATGAGCTAAAAAAACGCGGGGTATGGATTGCCGGTACTGATGCAAAAGAATCGGTTGATTACCGAAGAATGGACGCATCATTGCCACTCGCCGTTATTATTGGCAGCGAAGGTAAAGGAATGAGTCGGATTTTACGTGAGAAATGTGATTTCTTGTATCAATTGCCGATGGTTGGGCATGTAACGTCGTTAAATGCTTCTGTAGCAGCAAGTTTATTAATGTACGAAGTTTATAGAAAGCGCAATCCATTAGGTTGATGCGATGAATATTCTGCTAGTTGATGGATACAATATCATTGGAGACTGGGTAGAACTACAAGAACTAAAAAAAGATAAATTAGCAAATGCCAGAGATCGCCTGATTGAGCGGATGGCTGAATACCGGAGCTATAAGGGATGGCGCGTCATTATTATTTTTGACGCTCATCTTGTTCCGGGTATTGAAGCCAAAAACCTACAGTACGATGTGGAAGTCATTTACACAAAAGAAAGCGAAACAGCAGATGAACGAATTGAAAAGCTGGCAACTAGTTTACATACGCGCCGCGATCAAATTTATGTAGCGACCTCAGATTTAACTGAGCAATGGGTTATTTTTGGTAAAGGTGCGTTAAGAATTTCAGCACGTGAGTTAGAAATTGAGATGGCTGAAATCCAGGAGAACATCACTAAAAAAGTAAAAGAAATCCAAGAACAGCGCGGGATTTCTAAAATACCACTGTCTGGAGAAATAGCGGAAATTTTCGAAAAATGGCGAAGAGGCTTGAAATGAACGGTTGACGCTCATTTTTTTCTTCATGTATACTGAGGATATCGAGGCTCACGCAATCGGAGGGATCACCCGTGGAAAATTATGATCAAGTTCAGACCCAACGATTCACCGACATGACAGATGAGGAACTTGTCAGTTTAGTCCACAGTGGAAACACAGAAGCACTGGATTTTTTGATAACAAAGTTCCGTCCTTTTGTACGAATGAAAGCCCGGTCGTATTTCCTGATTGGTGCTGATAAAGAAGATATTATTCAAGAAGGCATGATTGGTTTATACAAGGCGATACGGGATTTTAAGAGCGATAAATTATCTTCATTCCGTGCGTTCGCAGAATTATGCATTATCCGGCAAATCATTACCGCCATTAAAACGGCAACACGCCAAAAGCATATTCCACTGAATTCATATATTTCCTTGGACAAGCCGATTTACGATGAAGAGTCTGATCGAACGTTAATGGATGTATTAACCGGAAACGGCGTAGACGACCCGGAAGATTTAATTATTCATAATGAAGAGTTTCAGTATATGGAAGAGAAAATGGGCGAAGTACTCAGCGAGTTAGAACGAGAAGTGCTCGCGCTTTATCTTGACGGTCAATCCTATCAAGAAATCTCAGAAAAGCTTGAGCGTCATGTGAAATCGATTGATAATGCCTTGCAGCGAGTCAAGCGGAAACTAGAACGTCATTTGCAGGTTAATGAGATGCCAAGCTCTTGATGGGGCGGTTGACAGGGCTGTTTTAAGGTGATAACCTTGAAAAAGCTGTAAACTTGAATAAGGTGATAAAATGGCTAAAAAAATTGCATTAAGCTGCTCAACATGTGCATCTCGTAATTATACGGTTCCTGCGAAAGCAGAATCTAGCACACGTTTGGAACTCAAAAAATTCTGTGCTCATTGTAATGAGCATACCGTGCATAAACAAACGATATGAATTTTAACTGAATGCCGGACGATATAGAGTGATTTTGAAATTCGGAGGTTTTTAAAATAATGGGTAACATTGGCAGTTTCTTCAAAAATGTCGTTTCGGAAATGCGGAAAGTTAGCTGGCCAAAACGAAAAGAACTTACACGTTATACAATCGTTGTTCTTGCTACTTGTATTTTTATGGCTCTATTTTTCACGGTAGTCGATGCAGGTATTTCTAAATTATTCCGTTGGTTCGTAGCGCTATAAGATCGATAAGAATAATGCATAAAAAATAGCCCGTCATTCTATGAGAACGGGTTTTTTCATTTGGTAAAAAAGGAGGGATGGACGTTTAGTCCGCACGATTATGGAGAAAAATTGGTATGTAGTCCACACCTACTCAGGATATGAAAACAAAGTTAAAGCGAACTTAGAAAAGCGAGTAGAAACAATGGGTATGGAAGATCTGATCTTCCGTGTCATCATTCCTGAAGAGCAAGAAACAGATTTTAAAGACGGCAAGAAACGCACAGTTATGCGCAAAACTTTCCCGGGATATGTTTTGGTTGAGTTGATCATGACAGATGAGTCTTGGTATGTCGTTCGAAATACACCAGGTGTTACTGGATTTATCGGTTCATCAGGTGGAGGAGCAAAGCCAACACCATTGTTAGATGAAGAAGTTGAATTCATCTTGAAACAAATGGGAATGACAGAACGCAAAGTAGATATCGACTTTGCAGTTGCTGATACAGTTGAAGTAATGGAAGGGCCGTTCGCTAACTTCCAAGGGAAAGTGGAAGAAATTGATGATACAAAAGGCAAAGTTAAAGTGTCGATTGACATCTTCGGACGCGAAACCAAAATGGAACTGGATTTCGAGCAAGTTCAAAAAGTATAAAAGCCACTTGCTATTCTAAATTATTAATGGTATTATTTCATAGGTCAGACTGTCATAGGACACTCTGTACAATTTAGCTAATTCTATCAACATCGTTGACAGACAGATATTGAGTGGGAGGGGAAACCCTATTACCACATCACGGACTTAAGGAGGTGTGTTTCGTGGCTAAAAAAGTTGTTAAAGTTGTAAAATTGCAGATCCCTGCAGCAAAAGCTAACCCAGCGCCACCAGTTGGACCAGCATTGGGCCAAGCAGGTGTGAACATCATGGGCTTTTGTAAAGAGTTTAACGCGCGTACGGCAGATCAAGCAGGACTGATCATTCCAGTTGAGATTTCAGTATTTGAAGATCGTTCATTTACATTCATTACGAAAACTCCACCCGCAGCTGTTCTATTAAAAGTAGCAGCCGGTATTGAATCAGGTTCAGGCGAACCGAACCGCAATAAAGTAGCGACTGTGAAACGCGACAAAGTTCGCGAAATCGCAGAAACTAAAATGCCCGACCTAAACGCTGCTTCTGTAGAAGCTGCAATGTTGATGGTTGAAGGTACTGCTCGCAGTATGGGCATCACAATCGAAGATTAATTCGAGTAGTTGTTTTTGGATGGGTTGCGCAGTTCATCATGAGCCGCGCAGCCTTTAATCGTGGGAGGTTTAAACCGTTAGACCACAACAAGGAGGACGTTTAAAATGGCTAAAACAGGCAAAAAATTGCAAGACGCAGCAAAATTGGTTGATCGTTCTAAACTATACGAAGCGAAAGAAGCTATCGAACTTGCTAAAAAAGCAAGCACTGTAAACTTTGACGCTACAGTAGAAGTGGCTTTCCGTTTAGGAATTGACACGCGTAAGAACGACCAGCAAATCCGTGGGGCAGTAGTACTTCCAAACGGAACTGGTAAAACTCAAAGCGTTTTAGTTTTCGCTAAAGGCGAAAAACTAAAAGAAGCTGAGGCAGCTGGCGCAGATTTCGTAGGCGACGCTGAATATATCCAAAAAATCCAACAAGGATGGTTTGACTTCGACGTGATCGTTGCAACTCCTGACATGATGGGTGAAGTTGGTAAACTTGGACGCGTTTTAGGACCAAAAGGCTTAATGCCAAACCCTAAAACAGGCACAGTTACATTTGATGTAACTAAAGCTGTTCAAGAAATCAAAGCTGGTAAAGTGGAATACCGTGCAGACAAAACAGGTATCATCCATGCGCCAATCGGGAAAGTTTCTTTTGATGACAGCAAACTTGCTGAAAACTTAGAAGCAATCTATGACGTAGTATTAAAAGCGAAGCCATCTTCTGCTAAAGGTACTTACATCAAATCACTAAACGTTACTACTACAATGGGACCTGCTGTTAAAGTAGATCCATCTAAAGTAGTTGCTAAATAAAATATTGACATCGCATTTTTGCTCTGCTATACTAGCGGAGTTGTGAAATACCCATTTGTACCGCAGACAGTAGGGGCGCTAGTCGCTTAATTTAGCCCTGCCGAGGACATGATGAATTCAGTAAACATCTTTTTGATGCTGATTTTATGCCTCTGTGTCTGTAATGGACCAGAGGCTTTTCTTATGGACGGTATAAATGAAAAATCTATAGGAGGTGCCAAAATGAGCAAAGCAGTTGAAACGAAAAAAGTTGTCGTGCAAACAATCGCTGATAAATTCGGGGCTGCAGCGTCAGTTGTAGTTGTTGATTATCGTGGATTGAACGTTGCACAATTAACAGAACTTCGTAAACAGCTTCGTGAAGCAGGCGTTGAGTTTAAAGTTTACAAAAACTCAATGACTCGTCGTGCGACTGAAATGCACGGACTTGAAGCAATCAACGAACACTTTACAGGACCAAACGCAATTGCATTTTCTAACGAAGATGTAGTAGCACCAGCACGTATCATCAACAACTTCGCTAAAGCAAATGAAGCGCTTGAAATTAAAGCGGGCGTTATCGAAGGTGTAGTTGCATCAGCTGAAGACATGAAAGCATTGGCAGAACTTCCGTCACGCGAAGGCTTGCTATCTATGCTACTCAGCGTACTACAAGCTCCAATCCGCAACTTTGCAGCTACAACAAAAGCAGTTGCAGATCAAAAAGAAGAACAAGGCGCTTAATAAGTTAGCCGGCTAAGCACGACAAAAAAATTACCTATCAATAGGAGGAAACTATAATGACACAAGAACAAATCTTAGAATCAATCAAAGAAATGACAGTTCTTCAATTAAACGACCTAGTAAAAGCAATCGAAGAAGAGTTCGGCGTAACTGCTGCTGCTCCTGTTGCTGCAGCTGCTGCTGGCGGTGCTGCTGAAGAAGAACAAACTGAATTCGACGTAGTACTTGCTTCTGCTGGCGATTCAAAAATCAAAGTAATCAAAGCAGTACGCGAA is part of the Planococcus sp. PAMC 21323 genome and encodes:
- the radA gene encoding DNA repair protein RadA encodes the protein MAKKKTKFICQSCGYESARWMGKCPGCASWNTMTEEVEVQAPKGTRGAFQHSAAVPQKATPINAIETQDEPRVETELSELNRVLGGGIVPGSLVLIGGDPGIGKSTLLLQVSAMLANSGNRVLYISGEESIRQTKLRAERLDASSSELFIYAETNLELIHHTIEEVAPDFVIVDSIQTVHHPEVTSAPGSVTQVRESTAELMRIAKTKNIAIFLVGHVTKEGQIAGPRILEHMVDTVLYFEGERHHTYRILRSVKNRFGSTNEIAIFEMLQGGLKEVLNPSELFLQERSSGSAGSTVVASMEGTRPILVEIQALVTPSSFNYPKRMATGIDVNRVTLLMAVLEKRVGMLLQAQDAYIKVAGGVKLDEPAIDLAVLASIVSSFRDKAPNVYDCIIGEVGLTGEVRRVSRIEQRVQEAAKLGFKRAIIPASNLGGWDYPEGIRVVGVESVNDALKEIFPQ
- a CDS encoding PIN/TRAM domain-containing protein; the protein is MLRPIIQIMFLLIGATIGILLLPSAFELIPLLDNPWISNPYVAAIVGALVFFLLSLLFVDSLINFMKWMEEKLLRAPTPDLLFGTVGMVIGLVVAFLIGFALSTVDIPLVATVAPLVLSVVLGYLGFQVGFQKREEMLTMLTPARFVPTKKQEIEEPIEKTSYKLLDTSVIIDGRIADISATGFMEGTFVVPQFVLSELQHIADSSDTLKRTRGRRGLDILKRLQSERVDAIMITEESFDEVSEVDLKLMRAAKKMGGKVVTNDFNLNKVCELHNVPVLNINDLANAVKPVVIPGEDMHVVVIKDGKEQNQGVAYLDDGTMIVIEGGKGFIGQAINVTVTSVLQTSAGRMIFAKPRESK
- the ispD gene encoding 2-C-methyl-D-erythritol 4-phosphate cytidylyltransferase encodes the protein MNYTVVLPAAGSGKRMKADKNKLLLELFNKPIFLYTLEVFQQDPNCNAIWLAVKEQEQELIEGYVKRYNITKVQGYATGGAERQDSVRACLEAIPPCGVVLVHDAARPFIDQAVIADLVDTAQTTGAAIAAVPVKDTIKKAENGIISETVDRNQLWMIQTPQAFRYALILEAAQKAHQDGFMGTDEAMLVERLNYPVAIVESTYENIKMTTPDDLIYGKAILESRLQEEQK
- the ispF gene encoding 2-C-methyl-D-erythritol 2,4-cyclodiphosphate synthase, whose product is MIRIGQGYDVHQLAEGRPFILGGVEIEHDRGLLGHSDADVLLHTITDAALGAICGGDIGKHFPDTDPEFKNADSRKLLTHIWQYVKEQGYELGNVDCTVIAQKPKLAPYIEQMRESIANLLEADISQVNVKATTSEHLGFVGREEGIAALAVILLTKHPVSLDVPE
- the gltX gene encoding glutamate--tRNA ligase, producing MTQEVRVRYAPSPTGHLHIGGARTALFNYLFARHNNGKFIVRIEDTDTARNIETGVMSQLDNLKWLGIEHDESIDVGGEYGPYRQMERLDTYKKHSDEMLEKGLAFKCFCTPEELEVERDAQKAAGIAAPQYSGTCRNLTTEEVAEREASGKTYSIRAKVPTNVTYEFNDLVRGPISFESKDIGDWVMVKTTGIPTYNFAVVIDDYLMKISHVFRGEEHLSNTPRQMMIYDAFGWDYPSYGHMTLIINEDRKKLSKRDESILQFISQYKELGYIPEALFNFFALLGWSPEGEDEIFSKEEFIRIFDVERLSKSPSMFDKQKLMWMNNQYIKQLPLEEVVKLSLPHLQKAGKLPEEMTPEQTEWANKLVALYHDQMSYGAEITELSEQFFTDDLTYGEAEKEVLAGEQVPEVMASFKEQLAELENFEPAEIKAAIKAVQKATGHKGKNLFMPIRVVITGQMHGPELPDAISLLGKDKAIARVAQYASA